GAACTTCCGATGAGCTATATAGCCCATCATAAGTAGAAAAGCGCGAAGCCATAGTCAATAAGAGAATCGCTATGCAAGCCATCTTGAGAGCTAGGAGCTCGATCAAAGCATTGCTTCGAAGATCACTCACACAGTCCTAGCCAGCATACAGAACAGCTCTCTTCCTTGCCACACTGTCTCTAGACATTCATACCTATAATCTCCCGCCTGACTTGGCTATGCCATTGAGCTTTTTCTGCAGTGGTCATGGAGAAATCATCAGTATTCCTCATTACGTGGCCGATTGGTTGTTCGTGGCCAAGTTATCGAAGAACCGATCAAATCTTATCTGGTCTCTTGCCACCAGAGGCTTCCATATCCAACCCAGTGCCAAACAGATGTTCAGCGTTCCACTTGAGGATACGGGCTGATCTGCTATCGGTCTCTACCTTCGGCGGCTATAGCATCTCATACTGAGAGATCCCTGAGAGAGTGGCTCGAGACTATTTGAACCTCTGATCCACGAGCAACTTCGTCAGCTCGCTATCGACTAGCTCCTGAGCTTCATCCAGGCCTGCGACCAGATCTCCGAGCGTTTACATAGTGgcagtctttgaagagagaCTCGCCTCTGGCCTGGAGACTAATAAACACATACAAAAAGCCAAACAAAGGCTAAGGGAATCACAGGGCTGCTCTAGAGGTTCCCGGTCTGCCCAAGTCTGATTGCAGGATATTCGATTTGCCGCTTTGGTGCTGGGTATCACGGTCTTCAAGATGGAAATACAAGAATAAAGCCCAATTGCAGATGCCACTGAGAAGCAACGAGAGACCACAGACGTAGATCTCAGATAAGGATGCTGACGATCACTTTTATTATGGGATAGCATCGTCTGGTCTGTAATTACTGGCTTACCCGGCAGTTAACAGGTTGATGTTGGTTAATATATCGAATCTTAGGCCTTTCTCGTATAGATCTAAGGTGCTGTCGTAGCACCCAGTCCGACAAGCCAGTTACTCATTACACAGGTTCGAACTACCTGGAGCCTTGCAGGATTCGTTTTGTGGGCAAATTCAGTCGCTTGCGAGCGGATTCCACATGGATTCGGGGCTCAAGAGTTTAATCACCGATGCATGCCCGCACAATAAGGAATTCCATCCTGTTTCGATATAGCCGGTGTTCAATTGGACGACATACAGCCTTCTTTCGTCATGAACTGGTCCAAGGCACCAGAAGGTTCAACGGGTTTGcaaaaaggaagaagagagatGATTTTGAGCCATCTAGACACTATGTTGTCGGAGCTCTTTTGACTGTGCTTATTCCGTATACTGGTTATGCGTTATACGTATCTGCTTGCGCTTCCAACGAGATAGATGAGCGCCGAAAGAAGCTGTACAGTGTAGAGCGGTTGGATGAAAACTACGAGGGAACCTTGATCAAGTACTCGCCTCTGCAAGTGTTGGGAAGGTATGAGAACCCCTTTGATGAGTACCGAATCCAAACGGTCTACGAGTTCTTCTGCAATCGATTTGTTGAACTGTTTCAAAGGAACAGAGGAGGTATACCAGTCGACAGGCTGCAGATGCAGCAGCTAATGCCCGTTCATAAGCCGCAGTGGGTCTTCGATCGCGAGGTGCCAGGattcaaagatgtctcAGAGCCACTCAAGCACAGAATATTAGACAATAATTCTCCAGAAGCTGTGTCTATCTTAGATCAGCCGCTTAAGGAAGAATCGACTTTGTTCAATACATGGCTGGGGCAATCGTGCAACCTTATTGTCTACaacgatttgaagatacTTACGGACCCACTTTTCACCGATTTTCTTTTGCATGAGACGCTTGGTCCCAAGCGAATCACGGAGATGCCATGTCAGATCCATGAGGTCCCCACTCCCGATATTATCTTGGTGTCTCATAATCATCCTGACCATCTCGATCTGAAAAGTTTGGAATATTGGAAGGACGGCCATCCGCTATGGATTGTGCCGAAGGGCATGAAGTATTTCATGGATGAGCATAAAGTTaagaacttcatcgaaTTGTCCTGGTGGGAAACGTGTGAACTAGATAAAAATGGGCAAAAATATCACATTTCCAGTACCCCGGCAATGCACTGGTCAGGAAGGTCGCTGATGGATACAAATCGCTCTTTGTGGTGCTCGTTTCTCTTGAGTCACCATGGAAAGCCAATTTTATTTCATGCGGGCGATACTGGCTATGTGAAGGACCTTTACACTAGAATCAAAACTCGCTTTGGAGGAGGCTGCAGACTGGCGTTGTTGCCTTGTGGGCAGTATTGCCCTGAATGGCACCAGAGACCGCGTCATATAAATCCAAGAGAGCTTATAAAGATTATGAACGATCTGGAGGCCCGTCATGCACTAGGAGTTCATTGGGGTACATTCGTTTTAAGCGGTGAATACTTCCGAGAGCCAAAGGAGCGACTCGAGATGCTCGCCGAATGGAAGGCAATTAGGGGAAGATGCTATTGTCCTGAGTTGGGTAAAACTGAAAAGTTCCAGTAAGTATTCAAGTTATATTAATGACGAGGTTGATCTTCTATCTCCTCCATGAAATTCTTCCAcaagctttctttgattttgaacGTATGCAGATCTTGATTTGGGAAGttcttttcttgaaccTCCGCATTGTAGCCTTTGATAGCTCTTACTGCTTCCTCATGCAGGTTGGTGTATTGCTTAACAAATTTAGGAACGTTAGAACCCTGCATACCAAGAAGATCGCTTATCACAAGAACTTGGCCGCTTGTACCGCTTCCGGCACCGATACCAATCGTCGGAATGGAAAGTTGGGATGTGAGATATTGAGCTAGCTTATGAGGTACGCACTCAAGAACCAATGACCAGCATCCAGCTTTCTGCAGCATCATAGCggtttcttgaagttctaTCATCTCGTTAAGGCTCTTATTGCCTTGGACTTTGTACCCGCCCAGCGAATGGACCTTCTGTGGAGTGAGACCAATATGTCCAACTACTGGTATGCCTCTAGAGGTCAGCTCCCTGACTAGATTCAATGTGTATTGATCCTTCGTATGCAGACCAACTTCGAACTTTAGAGATGTCACtctgctgctcaatttcATGACCTCAATCGAATTTGAAATACCTTGTTCCAAGCTGGCTTCAAAACTACCATAGGGCATATCTGCCACAATCAGTGCTGGGCCACGAGCTCTGCAAACGGACCGTAGATGATACTTGAATTCTTCGAAAGGTAGATCTGTAGTAGACTCGTATCCAAGTGAAGTCATCGACAAAGAGTCTCCGACAAGCAGCATATCACAGTTCGAATCATGGACCCAATTGGCCGTAATATAGTCGTAAGCGGTACACATACTTAGAGGAGCTCCTCTGCAATATTTCTCATGAATGTCATGAATCGTGTTGGCTTTGAACTCTCTTCCTGCCTGTACCGAGTAGCACGACCTACCACGAACTCTCAATGCCTGGCTtatcaatggctttatCCCTGGTACCACCATGCTCATCAATGGCCTTCTTCAGAAACCTCGTTCATGGCCGGTGACGAGCGAGATGCCTAGAGGGCTCCTTTTCGATCTTCGCATAACTTTAAACCTAAGTTAAAAGGCTTAATATATGAACGTTACTTACATGACCTTATCACAGAATCACTTGGCTGAACCATTAACCATGAGTAGCCTATGGTTAGCTGTTGAGCTTCATGAAAGCaatcagctctttgaaggtctCAATGCCCTCGCTTTTTACAAGTCTTAAACTTCATCCACTTTTAGCATAGTCGACATTATACGCCTTGAGAACATCTGGTGCAACTGCAGTTGGACTTCCGACTACTAAGTCAGAACCGGTGACGCTCTTAGGAAAAGCGATGACATCACGAATGCTCTCGCTGCCACAAAGCATCGCACACATTCTGTCGAATCCGATGGCGAAGCCCGCGTGTGGAGGCGTCCCCATCTCAAATGCATTCAATAAGTGACCGAATAATTCATGGGCATTGTTGATGTTCAGTatgtcttcaaagatgaagtcTTGTAAAGCAGGGTCGTGAACCCTCGTTGAACCACCTCCAATCTCGACACCGCTCACAACAAGATCATAATGCTGGCCCAGACATTGCAAAGGCTTTTCCCTCAGATTTTGGTAATCAGAATGACGTACCATCGTGAAGGGGTGGTGAGTGGACGTAATAGCATGTGTTTCGTACTGTGGGTATGCAAGTTTCTTATCGGAAGAGATTTCCACTGGTGAGAACAGTGGAAAATCAGTTATCCACGAGACGACGTCCTTACTCGTTTGCTGATAGA
Above is a genomic segment from Torulaspora globosa chromosome 1, complete sequence containing:
- the FMP30 gene encoding N-acetylphosphatidylethanolamine-hydrolyzing phospholipase D (ancestral locus Anc_8.582), producing the protein MHARTIRNSILFRYSRCSIGRHTAFFRHELVQGTRRFNGFAKRKKRDDFEPSRHYVVGALLTVLIPYTGYALYVSACASNEIDERRKKLYSVERLDENYEGTLIKYSPLQVLGRYENPFDEYRIQTVYEFFCNRFVELFQRNRGGIPVDRLQMQQLMPVHKPQWVFDREVPGFKDVSEPLKHRILDNNSPEAVSILDQPLKEESTLFNTWLGQSCNLIVYNDLKILTDPLFTDFLLHETLGPKRITEMPCQIHEVPTPDIILVSHNHPDHLDLKSLEYWKDGHPLWIVPKGMKYFMDEHKVKNFIELSWWETCELDKNGQKYHISSTPAMHWSGRSLMDTNRSLWCSFLLSHHGKPILFHAGDTGYVKDLYTRIKTRFGGGCRLALLPCGQYCPEWHQRPRHINPRELIKIMNDLEARHALGVHWGTFVLSGEYFREPKERLEMLAEWKAIRGRCYCPELGKTEKFQ
- the ECM31 gene encoding 3-methyl-2-oxobutanoate hydroxymethyltransferase (ancestral locus Anc_8.583); protein product: MSMVVPGIKPLISQALRVRGRSCYSVQAGREFKANTIHDIHEKYCRGAPLSMCTAYDYITANWVHDSNCDMLLVGDSLSMTSLGYESTTDLPFEEFKYHLRSVCRARGPALIVADMPYGSFEASLEQGISNSIEVMKLSSRVTSLKFEVGLHTKDQYTLNLVRELTSRGIPVVGHIGLTPQKVHSLGGYKVQGNKSLNEMIELQETAMMLQKAGCWSLVLECVPHKLAQYLTSQLSIPTIGIGAGSGTSGQVLVISDLLGMQGSNVPKFVKQYTNLHEEAVRAIKGYNAEVQEKNFPNQDLHTFKIKESLWKNFMEEIEDQPRH